From a region of the Haematobia irritans isolate KBUSLIRL chromosome 4, ASM5000362v1, whole genome shotgun sequence genome:
- the LOC142234771 gene encoding lipase 3-like — MQSFRWFAALWVMAVVIEPIPKTLALTTTCDRITRHGYPCEDHKVTTSDGYILTMFRIPKSHRSLQKTAQLESNRPAVLLMHGTQCSSDMWVLNGPNDGLPFMLADGGFDVWLGNVRGNLYSRNHTNLSPSSREFMDYSWDEIGQMDVPAKIDYILEKTSQKSLHYVGFSQGTRIFMILLSSKPKYNQKIKSSHMLGPGVFLCHVRSQLPALLAPYLGRPNALSSFFGSISSNSFGELLRSLAPDFCRQPSFEDICITALQSMVGRDSPYINRTLLPDFFATTPAGSSPRLTLHFLQLTESCKFQAFDFGYERNMLKYGRASPPSYKLANIKLQTPIELYFSENDYLATVEDIQNLAEIMGSQVIPHRLKLTKYNHFDFILAENVKSVINDCVVDKMQKYEKISFNGSFCNNFKDKPF; from the exons ATGCAGTCATTTCGTTGGTTTGCAGCATTATGGGTAATGGCAGTGGTTATTGAACCCATACCAAAAACCTTGGCCTTGACCACCACA TGTGATCGCATTACCCGACATGGCTATCCATGTGAAGATCATAAAGTGACAACCAGTGATGGTTATATTTTGACCATGTTTCGTATACCGAAATCGCATCGGTCTTTGCAAAAGACCGCACAGTTAGAGTCGAATAGACCTGCCGTACTTCTAATGCATGGTACTCAATGCTCATCTGATATGTGGGTCCTTAATGGACCCAATGATGGTTTACCCTTTATGTTAGCCGATGGTGGTTTCGATGTATGGCTGGGTAATGTTCGTGGCAATTTGTATTCAAGAAATCACACAAATCTTTCGCCATCTTCGAGGGAATTTATGGATTACTCATGGGATGAAATTGGTCAAATGGATGTTCCAGCAAAAATTGATTATATACTCGAGAAGACGAGCCAAAAGAGTCTTCATTATGTGGGATTTTCACAGGGCACCAGAATTTTCATGATTTTACTCTCGAGCAAACCGAAATATAATCAGAAAATAAAATCATCTCATATGTTGGGACCCGGAGTGTTTCTGTGTCATGTACGCTCCCAATTGCCTGCATTATTGGCTCCTTATTTGGGTAGACCAAATGCTTTGTCCAGTTTCTTTGGTTCCATATCGAGTAATAGCTTTGGAGAATTACTTAGATCCTTGGCACCTGATTTTTGCCGGCAGCCCTCATTTGAAGATATATGTATAACGGCCTTACAGTCGATGGTGGGTAGAGATTCACCATATATAAATCGG ACCCTCTTACCGGATTTCTTTGCCACCACACCAGCCGGCTCGTCACCACGTCTCACTCTACATTTTCTGCAACTGACTGAATCGTGTAAATTTCAAGCTTTCGATTTTGGTTATGAACGTAATATGCTGAAATATGGCCGAGCATCACCACCATCATACAAATTGGCAAATATCAAACTTCAAACTCCAATTGAATTGTATTTCAGTGAAAACGATTATCTAGCCACTGTTGAAGATATCCAGAATTTAGCCGAAATCATGGGATCTCAAGTCATTCCACATCGTCTCAAGCTAACAAAGTATAatcattttgattttattctagCCGAAAATGTGAAATCGGTAATTAACGATTGTGTTGTGgataaaatgcaaaaatatgagaaaatatcATTTAATGGtagtttttgtaataattttaaagaTAAACCCTTTTAG